One segment of Pontibacter akesuensis DNA contains the following:
- a CDS encoding chorismate-binding protein has protein sequence MGTQTRTYRVAQFFRAAIAGEKAVAVWRLPNTPETQACVQLTHGFTTGQPQLERSPFGFLFCPFQTAAQHQNIFIKADVQLVDGELKTAADVPPPTAADFHTLLNAENPNTWHRGGITQEAHYQTEQGFTSAVAKAVKAIQAEEMEKVVLSRNKLEALPQNFCPVTAFEAMAQAYPRAFVSLVSVPGVGTWMGASPEVLVSVNAEQVFHTIALAGTQPAVEKVGEAIWRQKEIEEQAMVERYILSCFKKLRLREYTEVGPRTIIAGNLMHLRTDFKVDLKEVHFPTLGTDMLQLLHPTSAVCGLPKEPAHQFILAHEGYDRSYYSGYLGPVGSETGSHLFVNLRCMELLDQEAILYAGAGITGESDPQKEWQETQHKMQTMRQVLETLSN, from the coding sequence ATGGGTACACAAACCCGAACTTATAGGGTAGCACAGTTTTTTAGAGCAGCCATCGCCGGAGAAAAGGCGGTGGCTGTTTGGCGCCTGCCCAACACACCAGAAACACAGGCTTGTGTGCAATTGACTCACGGCTTTACCACCGGACAGCCGCAACTGGAGCGCAGCCCCTTTGGCTTCCTCTTCTGCCCTTTCCAGACAGCTGCCCAACATCAGAACATTTTCATCAAAGCCGATGTGCAATTGGTGGATGGCGAACTGAAGACTGCCGCCGATGTGCCCCCCCCAACTGCAGCCGATTTTCATACTTTGCTGAATGCTGAAAACCCTAACACCTGGCACAGAGGCGGTATAACCCAGGAGGCGCACTACCAGACAGAGCAGGGCTTTACCTCGGCCGTAGCCAAAGCAGTGAAAGCGATTCAGGCGGAGGAAATGGAAAAGGTGGTGCTCTCGCGCAACAAACTGGAGGCACTGCCGCAGAATTTTTGCCCGGTAACCGCCTTTGAGGCCATGGCACAGGCCTATCCCCGTGCTTTTGTCTCGCTGGTTTCTGTACCGGGTGTGGGCACCTGGATGGGCGCCTCGCCGGAGGTTTTGGTGAGCGTGAATGCGGAGCAGGTGTTTCATACTATCGCATTAGCTGGAACCCAGCCTGCCGTCGAGAAAGTGGGTGAGGCCATCTGGCGGCAAAAAGAGATTGAGGAGCAGGCGATGGTGGAGCGCTATATCCTGAGCTGCTTTAAGAAACTGCGCCTGCGCGAATATACTGAGGTTGGTCCCCGCACCATTATTGCCGGTAACCTAATGCACCTGCGCACCGATTTCAAAGTGGATCTGAAGGAGGTGCATTTCCCCACGTTGGGAACGGACATGCTGCAGTTGCTGCACCCCACCTCAGCGGTATGCGGCCTGCCGAAGGAGCCTGCGCACCAGTTTATACTTGCCCACGAAGGTTACGACCGCAGCTACTACAGCGGCTACCTCGGGCCCGTTGGCAGCGAAACCGGCTCGCACCTGTTCGTGAACCTGCGCTGCATGGAACTGCTGGATCAGGAGGCCATACTTTACGCCGGTGCCGGCATAACAGGCGAATCAGACCCGCAGAAAGAGTGGCAGGAAACGCAGCACAAAATGCAAACCATGCGGCAAGTGTTGGAAACTTTGAGTAACTGA
- a CDS encoding DUF5689 domain-containing protein, translating to MKKKLLPLRLLSFLVCLFFSTAAMAQQVFINEIHYDNDGTDSGEAVEIAAPSGTDLTGWSLVLYNGSNNETYQTIPLTGAVPASSISYGFLSVNTPGIQNGSPDAIALVNAAGEVVQFLSYEGTLTAVNGPASGMTSEDIGVSESSTTPAGYSLQLGNIDDGNASADFTWQEAATSTFGEINNNQVFPLGGGTPDPEPEPEPEPEPAITLVFINELHYDNASTDTGEGVEIAGLAGTNLEGWQLVGYNGNGGANYSTTSLSGVIPNQQSGFGTVFFPIPGLQNGSPDGIALVNSEGQVVQFLSYEGAFAAVGGPADGMMSEDIGVAEAGDSPTGYSLQLTGSGSSYDAFTWAASSTATYDEVNNGQTFLPLQDVVFINELHYDNDGADAGEGVEIAGNAGADLSGWQLVLYNGNGGTAYSALELSGTIPNQDNGYGTLFFAITGLQNGAPDGVALINPDGEVVQFLSYEGSFTATDGLAAGVTSEDIGVMESSSTPLNYSLQLTGTGTSYADFTWGGPITSTYNLINTGQSFGGSTQEPEPEVPVEGSIAEARTLPVGTVVTVSGVLTATNQFGGPAYLQDATAGIAVFDPQVHGDGAFAIGDSIQITASVELFNQMPELVNITSIESFGPATTTLAPITTTIADLNQYEGMLVTIPGISFTDPEGLLFPDSNYEITDGTGTVALRIDGDVEDLVGRLKPQEPVTITGIVSSFRGSLQLLPRFMADLPGTEAYVQAGSDIPVAQTLDVMSWNMEFFGATQKDFGPNNELLQLQNAAELLDSIRADIIAVQEVSDENQLQQLVDMLPGYARICSDRYSYSFNGEDPNFPAQKLCFIYNTEVVTVVDERVLFEELYDAARAGQTDLLNNYPSGEASSFWSSGRLPYMVTVDATINGVTERIQLINIHAKSGSNNNDLARRAYDVQVLKDSLDTHYANANLILLGDYNDDVDASIGSGETVYQLFVQDIDYDVVTLSLSEAGLRSYITQENVIDHITISDELYEEYIEGSERLIIPFSYIENYGNTTSDHLPVLVRFELTAPAPLVVDAGTNQTVYFGYAPQACATLTASTPTDGSGMYTYTWSNGQTGQSIQVCPDETTTYTVTVTDSNGRTGTDEVQVCVVNVVCTKNARTPMVEICFRPPGRSMESARTLCVPVQAVEPMLKLGATLGSCGTVACGEEAVEPAPSMPFSITVYPNPLKDFAEVKIEGMVNGDVQVVLYDHFSNEVLSKQISTKDGSFKLDLNSNRLKAGLYYLKVISQNNSQTVRIIKQ from the coding sequence ATGAAAAAAAAATTACTCCCGCTTCGGCTGCTGAGTTTTCTGGTCTGTTTGTTCTTTTCTACGGCAGCAATGGCTCAGCAAGTATTCATCAACGAAATCCACTACGACAATGACGGTACAGATTCCGGCGAAGCCGTTGAAATTGCCGCTCCCAGCGGCACCGATCTGACTGGCTGGAGCCTTGTACTCTACAACGGTTCCAATAACGAAACTTACCAAACCATACCCTTAACTGGTGCGGTTCCGGCATCTTCCATCTCTTACGGGTTTTTATCAGTAAACACGCCAGGCATTCAGAATGGATCACCAGACGCCATTGCTTTGGTAAACGCAGCAGGCGAGGTGGTGCAGTTCCTGAGTTACGAGGGCACACTTACCGCAGTTAACGGGCCGGCCAGCGGCATGACGAGCGAGGATATCGGTGTGAGCGAAAGCAGTACAACGCCAGCCGGTTATTCCCTGCAACTGGGAAACATTGACGATGGGAACGCCTCTGCAGATTTCACTTGGCAGGAAGCAGCAACCAGCACTTTCGGCGAGATAAATAACAACCAGGTATTTCCGTTGGGTGGGGGCACTCCAGATCCGGAGCCTGAACCAGAGCCTGAACCTGAACCAGCCATCACGCTTGTTTTCATCAACGAGCTGCATTACGATAACGCCAGCACGGATACGGGAGAGGGCGTTGAGATTGCAGGTCTTGCCGGCACTAACCTGGAGGGTTGGCAGCTCGTGGGATATAATGGCAACGGCGGCGCCAACTACAGCACCACAAGCCTGAGTGGTGTTATTCCGAATCAGCAGTCAGGTTTCGGGACAGTATTTTTTCCAATTCCAGGATTGCAGAACGGTTCTCCGGACGGTATTGCGCTGGTAAATTCTGAGGGCCAGGTCGTGCAGTTTTTAAGCTATGAAGGAGCCTTTGCGGCTGTGGGAGGCCCTGCCGATGGCATGATGAGTGAAGACATCGGTGTGGCAGAGGCAGGCGATTCTCCTACCGGCTACTCGCTGCAACTGACTGGCTCAGGCTCATCTTATGATGCCTTTACCTGGGCTGCCAGCAGCACTGCTACTTATGACGAAGTAAACAATGGACAGACATTTCTGCCGCTTCAGGATGTGGTGTTCATCAACGAGCTGCATTATGATAATGACGGCGCAGATGCCGGTGAGGGAGTAGAAATAGCGGGCAATGCAGGCGCTGATTTAAGCGGCTGGCAGTTGGTACTCTACAACGGCAATGGCGGCACAGCTTACTCCGCCCTAGAACTTAGCGGTACCATTCCGAATCAGGATAATGGCTATGGCACTCTTTTCTTCGCAATTACCGGCTTGCAGAATGGCGCACCTGATGGTGTTGCCTTGATCAACCCAGATGGCGAAGTAGTACAGTTCCTTAGCTATGAGGGCTCTTTTACGGCAACCGATGGTCTTGCAGCAGGTGTGACCAGCGAAGATATCGGTGTAATGGAAAGCAGCTCCACACCGCTTAACTACTCGCTCCAGCTAACCGGTACCGGTACCAGCTATGCCGACTTTACCTGGGGTGGCCCGATTACAAGCACCTATAACCTGATCAACACTGGCCAAAGCTTTGGCGGCAGCACCCAGGAGCCAGAGCCGGAAGTACCGGTAGAGGGAAGTATAGCCGAAGCCAGAACATTGCCTGTTGGTACGGTCGTAACAGTAAGCGGTGTGTTAACGGCTACCAACCAGTTTGGCGGCCCGGCTTACCTGCAGGATGCCACGGCGGGTATCGCTGTGTTTGATCCGCAGGTGCATGGAGACGGAGCCTTTGCTATTGGCGATTCTATCCAGATCACGGCCTCTGTGGAGCTGTTCAACCAGATGCCGGAGTTAGTGAACATCACTTCCATCGAAAGTTTCGGACCGGCTACCACCACGCTGGCACCAATAACAACCACCATTGCAGACCTGAACCAGTATGAAGGCATGCTGGTAACCATACCTGGTATTTCATTTACGGACCCGGAAGGCCTGCTTTTCCCGGATAGCAACTATGAGATAACGGACGGCACAGGCACTGTAGCCCTCCGCATTGATGGCGATGTGGAAGACCTGGTAGGCCGCCTGAAGCCACAGGAGCCGGTAACCATAACGGGTATCGTGAGCAGCTTCAGGGGAAGCCTGCAGCTGTTGCCGCGCTTTATGGCTGATTTGCCAGGCACAGAAGCCTACGTGCAAGCCGGAAGCGATATTCCGGTTGCCCAGACGCTGGATGTGATGAGCTGGAACATGGAGTTCTTTGGCGCTACGCAAAAAGATTTCGGCCCGAACAATGAGTTGCTGCAGCTGCAGAATGCCGCTGAATTGCTCGATAGCATCCGTGCCGATATCATTGCAGTGCAGGAAGTTTCGGATGAGAACCAGCTGCAGCAACTCGTGGACATGCTTCCCGGTTACGCCCGGATCTGCTCTGATCGTTATTCCTATTCCTTCAATGGAGAAGATCCGAACTTCCCGGCGCAGAAGCTGTGCTTTATCTATAACACCGAGGTAGTGACTGTGGTGGATGAGCGTGTGCTGTTTGAGGAACTGTACGATGCCGCCCGCGCTGGTCAGACGGACCTGCTCAATAACTATCCGTCTGGCGAGGCATCCTCGTTCTGGTCGAGTGGCCGCCTGCCTTACATGGTTACGGTGGATGCGACGATCAACGGCGTGACGGAGCGTATCCAGCTCATCAACATCCACGCAAAATCAGGCTCGAACAACAACGACCTGGCCCGCCGTGCTTACGATGTGCAGGTGCTGAAAGACTCATTGGACACGCACTACGCCAACGCAAACCTCATACTTCTGGGTGATTACAACGATGACGTGGATGCCTCAATTGGCAGCGGCGAAACTGTATACCAGTTGTTTGTGCAGGATATAGATTACGATGTAGTGACTCTTTCGCTTAGCGAGGCGGGCCTGCGCTCTTACATCACACAGGAGAACGTAATCGACCACATCACCATCAGCGACGAGCTTTATGAGGAGTATATTGAAGGGTCAGAGCGACTTATAATTCCTTTCTCCTACATCGAGAATTACGGAAACACGACCTCTGACCACCTGCCGGTACTGGTGCGGTTTGAGTTAACGGCACCTGCGCCATTAGTAGTGGATGCCGGCACCAACCAGACCGTATACTTTGGCTATGCACCACAGGCTTGTGCTACGCTTACCGCCAGCACGCCGACTGATGGATCAGGCATGTATACCTACACCTGGAGCAACGGCCAGACCGGCCAGAGCATACAAGTATGCCCTGATGAAACCACAACCTACACGGTAACGGTAACAGACAGCAACGGACGCACGGGAACGGATGAAGTACAGGTTTGTGTGGTGAATGTTGTCTGCACGAAAAACGCACGCACTCCGATGGTGGAAATTTGCTTCAGACCTCCGGGACGCTCCATGGAAAGTGCACGCACGCTATGTGTGCCGGTACAGGCAGTGGAACCGATGCTGAAACTTGGCGCAACCCTTGGTAGCTGTGGTACAGTAGCCTGCGGCGAGGAAGCCGTGGAGCCGGCACCTTCTATGCCATTCTCAATAACTGTTTACCCGAACCCACTGAAGGACTTCGCTGAGGTGAAGATTGAAGGTATGGTGAATGGCGATGTGCAGGTAGTGCTTTATGACCACTTCAGCAATGAGGTACTGAGCAAGCAGATCAGCACTAAAGACGGCAGCTTTAAGCTCGACTTGAACAGCAACCGCCTGAAGGCAGGCCTGTATTACCTGAAGGTAATCAGCCAGAACAACAGCCAGACAGTTCGCATTATCAAGCAATAA
- a CDS encoding pyruvate dehydrogenase complex dihydrolipoamide acetyltransferase, translating to MAEVIRMPKMSDTMTEGVIASWLKKEGDKVSAGDILAEVETDKATMELESYEDGTLLYIGPKKGDSVPVDSLIAIIGKEGEDISGLLNGAKNGAEKPAATEEKPAAKEEKKEETKAVGSKEEAPAKVADTSNIKANVIRMPKMSDTMTEGVLVSWQKKQGDKVKSGDILAEVETDKATMELESYEDGTLLYLGVNEGDSVAVDAIIAIIGEEGADYKALLSGASSNTEDRQENAKTDEAIEAGVDAATSDKVEETKVPGAESTGHAGGDTRADGGRIKASPLAKRVAQEKGYNLSQIKGSGEGGRIVLRDVEEFTPSAAPQQASAPQVASAPAAAIPGAPADAYEEVAVSQMRKVIARRLAESKFSAPHFYLTMEIDMDKAIEARASINEVSPVKVSFNDLVIKAAAAALRQHPAVNSSWLGDKIRYNKHINIGVAVAVEEGLLVPVVRNADFKSLSAISAEVKDLGGKAKTKKLQPSDWEGNTFTISNLGMFGIEEFTAIINPPDACIMAVGGIKQTPVVKNGNIQIGNVMKVTLSCDHRVVDGAVGSAFLQTFKNLLENPVRILV from the coding sequence ATGGCTGAAGTTATAAGAATGCCCAAGATGAGTGACACGATGACAGAGGGGGTGATTGCATCTTGGTTGAAAAAAGAGGGCGACAAAGTTAGCGCTGGCGATATACTGGCAGAAGTGGAGACCGACAAGGCCACCATGGAACTGGAATCGTACGAGGATGGCACACTGCTGTACATTGGTCCAAAGAAGGGAGATTCTGTACCGGTTGATTCCCTGATCGCCATTATCGGAAAAGAAGGCGAGGATATCTCAGGCTTGCTGAATGGGGCGAAGAACGGTGCTGAAAAGCCTGCCGCAACGGAAGAGAAGCCTGCAGCCAAAGAAGAAAAGAAAGAGGAAACAAAAGCCGTTGGTTCCAAAGAGGAGGCTCCTGCCAAGGTAGCCGATACAAGCAACATCAAGGCCAACGTGATCCGCATGCCCAAGATGAGCGACACCATGACAGAGGGTGTGCTTGTAAGCTGGCAGAAGAAACAAGGCGATAAAGTAAAATCAGGCGATATACTGGCAGAAGTGGAGACCGACAAGGCTACCATGGAACTGGAGTCGTACGAGGACGGAACGCTGTTATACCTGGGCGTTAACGAGGGTGATTCTGTAGCAGTGGATGCCATCATTGCCATCATTGGGGAGGAAGGCGCTGATTACAAAGCCCTGCTGAGCGGTGCCTCTTCTAACACGGAAGATCGGCAGGAGAACGCCAAAACGGATGAAGCCATAGAGGCAGGCGTAGACGCTGCCACATCTGATAAAGTAGAAGAAACAAAAGTGCCGGGTGCTGAAAGCACAGGGCATGCAGGTGGAGACACCAGGGCTGACGGTGGCCGTATAAAGGCTTCTCCACTGGCCAAGCGCGTGGCTCAGGAGAAAGGCTATAACCTGTCTCAGATCAAAGGATCGGGCGAGGGTGGTCGTATTGTGTTGCGCGATGTGGAAGAATTCACCCCATCTGCAGCACCACAGCAGGCGTCGGCGCCACAGGTTGCTTCGGCACCTGCCGCTGCCATACCGGGTGCACCAGCCGATGCCTACGAAGAAGTAGCAGTATCGCAGATGCGCAAAGTAATTGCCCGCCGTCTGGCCGAGAGCAAATTCTCTGCGCCGCACTTCTACCTGACCATGGAAATCGATATGGACAAAGCCATTGAGGCCCGCGCCAGCATCAACGAGGTTTCACCGGTGAAGGTATCGTTCAACGACTTAGTTATTAAGGCTGCGGCTGCGGCACTGCGCCAGCACCCAGCAGTAAACTCTTCGTGGCTGGGCGATAAGATTCGTTACAACAAGCACATTAACATCGGTGTGGCGGTAGCGGTAGAAGAAGGGCTACTGGTGCCGGTGGTACGCAATGCTGATTTCAAGTCACTTTCTGCCATCTCCGCAGAGGTGAAGGATCTGGGTGGCAAAGCCAAAACAAAGAAACTGCAGCCGTCGGATTGGGAAGGCAACACCTTCACCATCTCCAACCTGGGCATGTTCGGTATCGAAGAGTTCACAGCCATCATCAACCCACCAGATGCCTGTATCATGGCAGTTGGAGGCATCAAGCAGACACCGGTGGTGAAGAACGGTAATATCCAGATTGGCAACGTGATGAAGGTAACCCTGTCGTGCGACCACCGTGTAGTAGACGGCGCAGTAGGATCAGCCTTCCTGCAGACGTTCAAGAACCTGCTGGAAAACCCGGTAAGGATACTGGTTTAA
- a CDS encoding M1 family metallopeptidase: MKKTKRHLLIASIALLGAGSLGSCSKPTATSNSALPVEAGVSAELATYRKQVLSQIAYNISLTIPASKQEPILGNETITFRLSDNSQPLQLDFKEQPDHLKQVWVNGKKIAASINQEHIVLPAEHLKKGENEVKVEFIAGDLSLNRNPDYLYTLLVPDRARTVLPVFDQPNLKATFKLSLTMPREWNALANGILQDSTVSGQAKTYTFATSDTIPTYLFSFAAGEFKHLQRDMKGTTMHFYHRETDTSKIKESLDPIFNIHQEALTFLEDYTQIPYPFQKFDFVAIPDFQYGGMEHVGAIQYKASSLFLDEGATKDQKISRSNLIAHETAHMWFGDLVTMQWFNDVWMKEVFANFMADKITQVALEDSNFDMKFLVDHFPAAYSIDRTTGANPIRQPLDNLNNAGSLYGSIIYHKAPIMMRQLERLMGEAEFKKGLQEYLKTYAFQNATWPDLIKILDARTPADLQQWNQVWVNEPGRPIISHNLETDNGKIKALTVKQRGEDGSDRIWPQFFEVALVYPNRVEELTVDMTKSEVAVPEAVGKEVPLYILFNSSGQGYGVFPVEDDMLQHLYKLENPVQRASAYINLYENMLNGREISPTELLAFYQQGLTKEQEELNIKLITGQVGDIFWQLLTPTQRQAYAAELEQSLWQAMQQQQAANVKKLLFKTYQSITLTQQAQDRLYTIWKEQKAPAGVKLNEDDYTSLALALAVRDYRSDILQQQLARIQNPDRKKRLEFMMPALSSKVQERDAFFASLADAENREKESWVASALGYLHHPLRAQASGKYLPKSLELLEEIQQTGDIFFPFNWLSATLGSYQSPEAAKVVRDFLTANPDYNPKLRAKILQAADGLFRAVKLVTTQQTGS; the protein is encoded by the coding sequence ATGAAAAAGACAAAAAGACACTTACTTATAGCCAGCATCGCCTTGCTGGGCGCTGGCAGCCTTGGCTCGTGCAGCAAACCGACAGCAACATCCAACTCCGCTTTGCCTGTTGAAGCCGGTGTATCTGCGGAGCTGGCCACGTATCGCAAGCAGGTGCTTAGCCAGATCGCCTACAACATCAGCTTGACTATTCCTGCATCGAAACAGGAGCCGATCCTAGGAAACGAAACCATTACATTCCGGCTGTCAGACAACAGCCAGCCGCTGCAGCTCGACTTTAAAGAGCAGCCCGATCATCTGAAACAAGTATGGGTGAACGGCAAAAAGATAGCGGCAAGTATAAACCAGGAGCATATTGTGCTTCCTGCAGAGCACCTGAAGAAAGGAGAAAATGAGGTAAAGGTGGAGTTTATTGCCGGCGACCTATCGCTGAACCGCAACCCCGATTACCTCTACACGCTGCTCGTGCCCGACCGTGCCCGCACCGTGCTGCCTGTGTTCGACCAGCCTAACCTGAAGGCCACCTTCAAACTTTCGCTGACAATGCCAAGGGAATGGAACGCGCTAGCGAATGGAATTTTGCAGGATTCAACAGTGTCGGGGCAAGCCAAGACCTATACATTTGCCACGTCCGACACCATTCCTACTTACCTTTTCTCTTTTGCTGCAGGCGAGTTCAAGCACCTGCAGCGCGACATGAAAGGGACGACCATGCACTTTTACCACCGCGAAACCGATACCTCTAAAATAAAGGAAAGCCTGGACCCGATCTTCAACATCCACCAGGAGGCCCTCACCTTCCTGGAAGATTATACCCAGATTCCGTACCCGTTTCAGAAGTTTGACTTTGTGGCAATTCCCGATTTCCAGTATGGCGGCATGGAACATGTGGGAGCAATACAGTATAAAGCCTCTAGTTTATTCCTGGATGAGGGCGCAACCAAAGACCAGAAAATCTCCCGCTCCAACCTGATTGCGCATGAAACGGCCCACATGTGGTTTGGGGATTTGGTAACGATGCAGTGGTTTAACGATGTGTGGATGAAGGAAGTATTTGCCAACTTTATGGCCGACAAAATCACGCAGGTGGCCCTCGAGGATTCCAATTTTGACATGAAGTTTCTGGTCGATCATTTCCCGGCCGCCTACAGCATCGACCGCACCACCGGGGCCAATCCTATCCGGCAGCCGCTCGACAACCTGAACAATGCCGGCTCGCTTTACGGCAGCATCATCTACCACAAAGCCCCGATTATGATGCGCCAGTTAGAGCGATTGATGGGCGAAGCAGAATTTAAAAAGGGCCTGCAGGAGTACCTGAAAACTTACGCCTTCCAAAACGCCACCTGGCCCGACCTAATCAAAATTCTGGATGCCCGCACCCCCGCTGACCTGCAGCAGTGGAACCAGGTGTGGGTTAACGAGCCGGGCCGCCCGATAATCAGCCACAACCTTGAAACCGACAATGGAAAAATAAAGGCACTGACGGTAAAGCAGCGAGGCGAAGATGGATCAGACAGAATATGGCCACAGTTCTTCGAGGTAGCGCTTGTTTACCCGAACCGAGTGGAGGAACTGACGGTGGACATGACCAAAAGCGAAGTGGCCGTGCCGGAAGCCGTGGGCAAGGAAGTGCCGCTGTATATACTTTTCAACTCCTCAGGCCAAGGCTACGGCGTGTTTCCGGTAGAGGACGATATGCTGCAGCACCTGTACAAACTGGAGAATCCGGTGCAGCGCGCCTCGGCCTACATCAACCTGTACGAGAACATGCTGAACGGGCGCGAGATCAGCCCTACCGAACTGCTAGCCTTTTACCAGCAGGGCCTCACAAAGGAGCAGGAAGAGCTGAACATCAAGCTCATCACCGGCCAAGTGGGCGACATCTTCTGGCAGTTGCTCACGCCGACTCAGCGCCAGGCGTATGCCGCTGAACTGGAGCAAAGCTTGTGGCAAGCTATGCAGCAGCAACAGGCTGCCAACGTGAAAAAGCTGCTCTTTAAAACCTACCAAAGTATAACTCTCACGCAGCAGGCACAGGACAGGCTGTACACCATCTGGAAGGAGCAGAAAGCCCCTGCCGGTGTAAAGCTGAATGAGGATGATTATACCTCGCTGGCCCTTGCGCTGGCCGTTCGCGATTACCGTAGCGATATCCTGCAGCAGCAATTAGCCCGCATCCAGAACCCCGACCGGAAAAAGCGGCTGGAGTTTATGATGCCGGCTTTGTCTTCTAAGGTACAGGAGCGGGATGCCTTTTTTGCCTCTTTAGCTGATGCCGAAAACCGCGAGAAAGAATCTTGGGTTGCCTCAGCTTTGGGCTATCTGCATCACCCACTGCGTGCACAGGCTTCGGGAAAATACCTACCCAAGAGCCTGGAACTGCTGGAGGAGATTCAGCAGACAGGCGATATATTCTTTCCTTTTAATTGGCTCAGCGCCACCCTCGGCTCTTACCAGTCGCCAGAGGCAGCCAAGGTAGTGCGCGATTTTCTCACAGCAAACCCCGACTACAACCCAAAGCTAAGAGCAAAGATCCTGCAGGCGGCAGATGGCTTGTTCCGTGCTGTGAAACTGGTGACGACACAGCAAACTGGCAGCTAG
- a CDS encoding histidine phosphatase family protein → MSIKKVYLIRHGQTDYNLQSIVQGSGVNSSLNAEGQRQASLFFDKYKAVAFDKVYTSTLQRSIQSVQKFLDLGLPHEQHAGLNEINWGTREGTRITPEEDAYYYNMLETWTKGGTDQPIEGGESPQMVSDRQRVFVDLMLSRPEEETILVCMHGRAMRILLCQLLRYPLRCMDNFRHENLCLYELDYTGSMFSVRKYCDVAHLQPEMVL, encoded by the coding sequence TTGAGTATTAAGAAAGTATACCTCATCCGCCACGGCCAGACCGACTATAACCTGCAGAGCATTGTGCAGGGCAGCGGCGTAAATTCCAGCCTCAACGCAGAGGGGCAACGGCAGGCATCCCTGTTTTTCGACAAGTATAAGGCCGTGGCCTTTGATAAAGTCTATACCTCCACGCTACAGCGCAGCATACAGTCGGTGCAAAAGTTCCTGGATCTGGGCTTGCCGCACGAGCAGCACGCCGGCCTGAACGAGATTAACTGGGGCACGCGCGAGGGCACCCGCATTACCCCCGAAGAAGATGCCTATTACTACAACATGCTGGAAACCTGGACCAAGGGCGGCACCGACCAGCCGATAGAGGGTGGGGAAAGTCCGCAGATGGTATCGGACCGGCAGCGTGTGTTTGTGGATCTGATGCTGAGCCGGCCGGAGGAGGAGACGATTCTGGTCTGCATGCACGGCCGCGCCATGCGTATTTTGCTCTGCCAGCTGCTGCGTTACCCCCTGCGCTGCATGGACAATTTCCGGCACGAGAACCTCTGCCTGTATGAGCTTGACTACACCGGAAGTATGTTTTCGGTGCGCAAATACTGTGATGTGGCGCACCTGCAGCCGGAAATGGTGCTGTAA
- a CDS encoding hotdog fold thioesterase translates to MDKNTDTVDRVNEWCKNTMIEYLGIEILEAGPDFLAGRMPVDHRTHQPMGLLHGGASVVLAESLASMGAALQVDLTKKACVGLEINANHLRSVKEGWVYGKATPIHVGRSTQVWETKITNEAGELLCISRMTVAVIDRK, encoded by the coding sequence ATGGATAAAAATACTGATACGGTAGACCGGGTAAATGAGTGGTGTAAAAATACCATGATCGAGTACCTGGGCATCGAAATACTAGAGGCTGGCCCTGATTTCCTTGCCGGCCGCATGCCGGTGGACCACCGCACGCACCAGCCCATGGGCCTGCTGCACGGCGGCGCCTCAGTGGTGCTGGCGGAGTCGCTGGCAAGTATGGGGGCGGCATTGCAAGTGGATTTAACTAAAAAAGCCTGCGTTGGTTTAGAGATAAACGCGAACCACCTGCGCAGCGTGAAGGAAGGATGGGTGTACGGCAAGGCTACGCCAATTCACGTGGGCCGCAGCACACAGGTATGGGAAACAAAGATCACGAACGAAGCCGGAGAACTCCTGTGCATCAGCCGTATGACCGTGGCCGTAATCGACAGAAAATAA